In the genome of Oncorhynchus nerka isolate Pitt River linkage group LG4, Oner_Uvic_2.0, whole genome shotgun sequence, the window AAGTCAGGCATAAGCATGGCATTTTAAATGAAAGGGGAATGGGATTAGAGGTTTCTCTAAAGTGTGGTTCCCCCAACGCTTTCTCTCACTGCTTTTTACTAGGAAGTGATGAAGTTGATTGTTGAGCCTGATCTtttaattaaatgaaaatgtcacTGTTAAAATAAAACACGGACAATGAAATAGATCAAATGCTATTTGGATAGCTCTTACCTGTCAACACTGTTACTTTAGCTGCCGTTTCCCCATTACACAGGTTCTCTCCAGAGTCCCCAGGATGCAGATTGAGGTTCTGCAGGGCTCCATCTTCATCAAAGGAAAAACCTGTTCTGtgggtcctctctctcccttttcctgtTTTGCATGTTTCACTATCTTTCTTGAAGAATCACCTCTGCTTGGCTTTTCTAGATACTGTACAGGGCAGCAATAGGGTTCTGCCAGCAGAACGCTAATTTATATGTGTTCATGAAGTAGCATCTGAAATCAATAGAAATTGCTCATAATTATTCTGATACACTATGGTTTTCCCAGTAGCTAGAATTACTACTTCCTGTTCTTATGTTTTGTTAATTTTGTCTTGGATAGAAAGAAAGTTTGAGTGCTGTGCGTGTAGTACTCAATGCACATAACAAAATGTTCACTGTAcctgtagctgttacactggagGTGAGGAGAATCATTAGGAAACACAAAAAACGTACACATGTTTCACCAGAACTCTTATTATAACTTTTATTATTACgtgttattacttttctattatttctctattttctctctctacattgctgggaagggcctgtaagaaagcatttcactgtccaTCTAAAACCTGTTGCtaacgaagcatgtgacaaataaagtagATTTGGATTTGATACTTGTTAAAAGTCATTCATCAATTTAATTGAATTACTTTCAAGGACAGTTgcagtgcgtgggtaaaatcacttgGGAAGCCAAACCAGAAATAAAAGGCGTATTACAACCTACATGTGGTGAggattgcgttgtttgctctataacctgttagttcatatgccttccGACCGTGATTCTTAGGCCAAAGCAGTGGCGACTTTAGCATGTAAttcttggtggggcaaaacaaAAAATGCATAAAAATGATGCATGCCatcaaagccactacacaacacaacataacactaaacaatacattaattgcactataacggtgtcAAACGGGTCCCACAAACTGTTAGTGCCTGCTGTCCCaaaagcagagtcccaacaccttaccactgctacacctggctatcagcggagccttgtctggcagggaAACAATTCATTCAGCCtgatttactgcctttaaaaaaacatagctgatatggctgacttgcttaaacaaatgtgtttttactgacaattgagattaacaaactatggcataaggggacgacaagcggataagaggaaatccgtaatttcgatgaagacattaatgagcgtgataggacggacgtagtcaatataaacatgagacctcaggataagacccagttGCAGACAGtttgaagtaacaaaagtttattacaaaaacaggggACAGGCAAActacaggtcaagggcaggcagaggtcagtaatccagagcagagtctgaaaggtacagaacgccagacaggctcagggtcagagtgggaagaatggtcaaaaccgggaaaactagaaaacaggggcTAGAGAGAAAACAGGAGTATGGGAAagcgctggtaggcttgacgaaacaagaagaactggcaacagacaaacagagaacacaggtataatgggataatagggaagatgggcgacaactggaggggggtggagacaatcacaaagacaggtggaacagatcagggtgtgacaataactACAataaatgtacagcgacagaattcagaacatgggccattcttacagtattcttcCTGTACACCAaatcagaaccgtaggataaataaagggggcatataagcagacaatgaaagctcttacaatatttgatgattacatttctctaaaacaggctataggctacatttgcaccaccaagtcagaacaataGGCTGAATTATGAGGGGAAAATGGACCAAATTATTTGGgagaggcacatgggctactaacagtttactacacaacatacacttagttttaATTTCttggctacagtatacatatctccctggcacattacatcatttatgcagcagcatacaacacatttttggactcaccttgttgtgctgtgctcacttggcGTGACAGTCTTTCGTGGGAAAATGTTGTCATCAAACTTCAAGTTTGGCATTCAATGGATTTATgttgctttcaaaacaactgggaactcagcaAAAACTatgttgaatcatgatgacgtcagtgatcttcaggtcggagctctagaaagaggccagagttcccgacttgcaatgccgagttggatgaccgttccaACTGGGAGAGCGTTTtattccgagttcccagttgtcttgaactcactgaagtctgagatttcccagttccgagtttctaGTTGTTTGGAGTAtctcagaagtcatgctggattgacagcatggccaatgttggaTGTATATCCTTTTAAGATTGGAAAAGAGACCATTCCACCCAGACTTAGACCATtcgcagttagccactgattccttctaaaacaatcattgttgaatttgcgatttccaacttgttgtataatgtttatgtccaattagcaccgatacattttatctataatttctcttcatatgacaataaTTGAAAAGGTTtagccagtagattgtcaacttgattcatgatgatgactgctagcttgctaactaggattttgaaagtatgatgttgacatgatcagtccaatcaaagctactgtagttTTAACTTGATTTGACATAATTCTATCTatagccaatgaccttgagccttcttggatgggcacttctaatgtaactctgtgGCAGcatccaaggggcttgaattttcagaCTCTACCTGTAGATTTTGCGATGACGTAGTTTCCCCATGAGTGAAAGAACACTGAGCATGTTGCACAtggtgcaactagagaacatttcTAACCCCTAAGCTCTGTAtattccgctggctgccccaccaccacagaaagcactgagctaggctaaaACACCTGTATTTTAGTGCTGCCTTACTCAaggaagcaaaaaagagaccaagtTTGTGTCTCTCACCGGTCTCAGTCTCTGCCATACATTTTCATTGTAACAGACAGGGACTTGATTGACTCCTCCTCGAACTTGCAAGTTGTGAGCCTGAGCAGCAGTACGCATCAACTGAGCTACCAGAAACTAAACCTAAGGAAATAAAAAGGCAGAGCACTTTCAGTATAAGTATGGGGGACTTGGCAGGTAACATAACCTAAGTCATAGCAAGTGACATTTTCCAAAACCGCAGCTCAGCCTCAGTGCAGCAAATGTCAAATGTGGTCATCTCTCTAGGGTACATAAGAATTTCCCCATTCACTCAATCACCATATACTGTACCATAGGCTTTCTCTTTAGAACTTCATCAGGGTTGTCTAGTGGTGAATAGACTGTCATCTTCACAGGTGAAATATCCTGCTATTATGGGAAAATTTGTCTACCTGCTCATTTTCTTTTGTAAGTATATTGTTGGATGGATAGATGGGGATACTGAcagactgattgattgattgattgatagaaagacagacaggcagatacttgatatataaatagatagatagcaGAGAAGGCTGGTGGAAGGGGCaataggaggacgggctcttTGGAAGGGCTGGAATGTAATTAATGGAACGGAGTTCATATGGTTTTCATATGTTTGATGAGTTTGATATCATtgcatttactccattccagccattacaatgagcccgtcctcctatagatCTTTCCACCTACCGGCACTGATAGATAGTTTGCAAATGGGTTTAATAAACTATTTAATGTTCTTTTCTAGATGTTTCTGGACTACACTTTCTGTCCGCATCAGCTGTGGTCCATTTTGTTCAGGCTGGACAAAATGCTTCCCTGTCGTGCAACCTCACAAACAGCAGAGAAATAATCTGGTTCCAAATGCGCTCAGAGGAACTTGTCACCCTTGTAACTGTTACCAGGCGATCACGTTTTCTAAATACTGCAGAAGTTATTAAGGAAGTCTCAGATCACTTTGATACAAAGGAAAGCAACAGTTTGGAGATCATTGTGGTGACAGAAGCAGATTTGGGATTGTACTACTGTGCTGGTCGCTACAATGGGACAGTGCGATTTGGAAAAGGCATTCGTCTGACTTTTGCAGGTATGTTGTTGGTCATCATTATGTAGTCAAACGTATTTGTCCCAGTCTAAAAAATGCATTAGCTTGTCTAGTGTACTCAATAGATACCTTTATAATGGGGTCTCAGAAGCTTGAGTTACAAATTCAGACCGAAGTCTGGTCACTGGGTACACAGGGTATTCAGATATGTAAAAatggtatgtatgtactgtatactgaacgaaaatataaacacaacatgtaaagtgttggttccatgtttcatgagctgaaatgaaagatcaCAGAAtagttccatacacacaaaaagctttttgggtggcaggtagcctagtggttagagcattagactAGTAACtgcaaggttgcaagatcaaatccctgagctgacaaggtaaaaacctgttgTTCTGCCTCAGAATAAGACAGTTAAGTGTTCCATGTAAGCTTTTCAAGATAAAAAGATTTTGAGGAAACAAAGGCCACATGAGACCACACGGAGGGCCCAAAAAATACAGTTGACCATGTGGGTCACATATTAGACAAAGCTCAGTCTGCTTTTTCTACTCACCAGATTAgttggtttgtttgttttcctgtttattttttatttatttttatttcacctttatttaaccaggtaggctagttgagaacaagttcttatttacaactgcgacctggccaagataaagcatagcagtgtgaacagacaacacagagttacacatggagtaaacaattaacaagtcaataacacagtatacattttttttttaaaagagagtctatatacattgtgtgcaaaaggcatgaggaggtaggcgaataattacaattttgcagattaacactggagtgataaatgatcagatggtcatgtacaggtagagatattggtgtgcaaaagagcagaaaagtaaataaatataaacagtatggggatgaggtaggtaaattgggtgggctatttaccgatagactatgtagagctgcagtgatcggttagctgctcagatagcagatgtttaaagttggtaagagagataaaagtctccaacttcagcgatttttgcaattcgttccagtcacaggcagcagagaactggaacgaaaggcggccaaatgaggtgttggctttagggatgaccagtgagatacacctgctggagcgcgtgctacgggtgggtgttgccatcgtgaccagtgaactgagataaggcggagctttacctagcatggacttgtagatgacctggagccagtgggtctggcgacgaatatgtagcgagggccagccgactagagcttacaggtcgcagtggtgggtggtatacggtgctttagtaacaaaacggatggcactgtgataaactgcatccagtttgctgagtagagtattggaagctattttgtagatgacatcgccgaagtcgaggatcggtaggatagtcagttttactagggtaagtttggcggcgtgagtgaaggaggctttgttgcggaatagaaagccgactctagatttgattttagattggagatgtttgatatgagtctggaaggagagtttgcagtctattAAGTGGCAGGTAAAGAGCGTGTGTTCTATACGTCTTCATAAAAAGTGGTTGATTATCAGTGTACATACATAGGCATCCTTTCTGTTTGAGGTTTCCGTTTCTGCTCAGGTCTCCTCCCACAGCAACCCAAGCCCTGGGCTGGTGTGTGGTAACCGCTGTGTGGTTTGTGTTTCAGATGCAGAGGTGGTGTCGTGTTGGACTCTCCTGGCCTGTGTTGCCCCAGTCTCAGTCTTGTTTGGCACCCTCTGTCTCTTTGGACTCTGTTTCCAGTCAGGTGAGCTTTCTGCAATTCCTTGGCTTGCCGCCCTATATTTATAGAGGAAAGTTTGCACTTATTTTTCATCAGTGCATCAAACAGAAGCATATGCAGTTTAATACATTCAcgtccataattattggcacccttgataaagatgagtaaaaaacacaataaaataaataacactgAGCTATATTGCATGAAAAAAGGGGGTAATTATATTgtttaataataatacaatagctCAGAGGAAGAGAAAAATACAAAAATTCTTGAAAAGATAGGGGTCAAATTTATTGGCAACCCTGCACTCCATCATCCTACCCTTGCGAGGATAacgacactgagcctttttctaaaatatttTATGAGATAATGAGTGTGATTAACGGGGGatgagctagagcggtgtttgtgagACATTGGCGCATCCCGAAGGGGTCCGGGGCCGGGTCGTTTTACAAACACGTCTGTGGAGTCCGAACGGTTTGAGCTACAAACTATTAAAAGCTATCTGTTATCTGCTATGTTTTCCTCTATGACGCTCACAAGATACAAAAGAGTCAATACAAGGTAAAGGTGTCTTCTACTTGGAAGATCATAGGAAGTCCAAGGCCATAGtttctataatactgtaataagctcACGGTTGCTGCCACAAACTCCaaacttcccacagttgtcaattACTAGTTAGATATTTATTTCCCACTGAGCCAAAAACGTCATTATCTTTATCAGGTTTTTGCTTTTGCTGACCCAATTCTTTTATTGACATGTCTCAATAAAACTCATGAATGTTTATTTCAAATAGTTTTGGTAAAATACTACAGTGTGAGGCTAAATGTAAGGGCTGGACATGCAGATAAATGAAAAtacgatgcacctgagctcaatttcgaatctaatagcaaaggctctgaatacttatgtaaatgagatatttttgttttttattttgaataaatgtgcaaacattaaaaaaaaatctattttcgctttgtcattatggggtattgtgtgtagattaatgaggtaacatttttattgaatccattttatgAATCCATTCTATGGTGTTTAGGGCTTTTAAGCTGGAACTAATGTCCCAAAAGTCTGGGAAATATGTCATTGTACATACAGCGGGGAGAAcatgtatttgatacactgccgatttagcaggttttcctacaaagcatgtagaggtctgtcatttttatcataggtacacttgaactgtgagagacggaatctaaaacaaaaatgcagaaaatcacattgtatgatttttaagtaattcatctgcattttattgcatgacataagtatttgaccacctaccaaccagtaagatttCCAGCTCTCGCAGACCTGTTagattttctttaagaagccctctgttctccactcactacctgtattacctgcacctgtttgaactcgttacctgtataaaagacacctgtccacacactcaatgaaacagactccaacctctccacaatggccaagaccagagaggatgtaaggacatcagggataaaattgtagacctgcacaaggctgggatgggctacaggacaataggcaagcagcttggtgagaaggcaacaactgttggcgcaattattagaaaatggaagaagttcaagatgacggttaatcaccctcggtctggggctccatgcaagctATCAGCTCGTgtggcatcaatgatcatgaggaaggtgaaggatcagcccagaaccacacagcaggacctggtcaatgacctgaagagagctgggaccagaggaggaatgggagaaggtcatgtggtctgatgagacaaaaatagagctttttggtctaaactccactcgccgtgtttggaggaagaagaaggatgagtacaaccccaagaacaccatcccaacagtgaagcatggaggtggaaacatcattctttggggatgcttttctgcaaaggggacaggacgactgcaccgtattgaggggaggatggatggggccatgtatcgcaagatcttggccaacaacctccttccctcagtaagagcattgaagattggtcgtggctgggtcttccagcatgacaacgacccgaaacacacagccagggcaactaaggagtggctccgtaagaagcatctcaaggtcctggagtggcctagccagtctccagacctgaacccaatagaaaatatttggagggagctgaaagtccgtattgtaccagcaacagccccaaaacctgaaggatctggagaaggtctgtatggaggagttggcctaaatccctgctgcagtgtgtgcaaacctggtcaagaacaaaaggaaacgtatgatctctgtaattgcaaacaaaggtttctgtaccaaatattaagttctgcttttctgatgtatcaaatacttatttcatgcaataaaatgcaaatgaattacttaaaaatcatacaatgtaattttctgcatttttgttttagattccgtctctcacagttgaagtgtacctatgataaaattacagacctctacatgctttgtaagtcggaaaaacctgcaaaattggcagttatcaaatacttgttctccccactttaTAATGGAGACAGACTGTCACTTAAGTAGTGGTTTATCCTTGAGAGCaaattccaaacgcctgaaggtactaggttcatctgtacaaacaatagtacgtaagtataaacaccatgggaccacacagcagtcataccactcaggaaggagaagcgttctgtctcctagagatgaacatactttggcgcagaaagtgcaaatcaatcccagaacaactgcaaaggaccctgtgaaggtgctggaggaaacaggtacaaatatatctttatccacagtaaaacgagtcctatatcgacaaacctgaaaggccgctcagcaaggaagaagccactgctccaaaaccgccataaaaggtcagactacggtttgcaactgcacatggcgataaagatcatactttttggagaaatgtcctctggtctgatgaaacaaaaatagatctgtttggccatcatgaccatcgttatgtttggaggaaaaaggggtatgcttgcaagccgaagaacaccatgcagctttgctgcaggagggactggtgcacttcacaaaatagatggcatcatgagggaggaaaattatgtggatatattgaagcaacatctcaagacattagtcaggaagataaagcttggtcgcaaatgggtcgtccaaatggacaatgaccccaagcaaacttccaaagttgtggcaaaatggcttaaggacaacaaagtcaaggtattggagtgacctcaatcctatggaaaatttgtgggcagaactgaaaaagtgtgtgcgagcaaggaggcctataaacctgactcagttataccagctctgtcaggaagaatgggccaaaattcacccaacttattttgggaagcttgtggaaggctccccaaaAACGCTtgaccaagttaaacaatttaaaggcaatgctacccaattgagtgtatgtaaacttctgacccactgggaatgtgatgaaagcaaCAAAATAAAGTGCTAAtccaaactgacctaagacagggaatttttactaggattaaatgtcaggaattgtgaaaaactgagtttaaatgtatttggctaaggtgtacagtATATAatcttccgaattcaactgtatacACTCAAAGGACAGTTTATTAGgcacacccatctagtaccggatCGGACCccttttgcctccagaacagcctgaattattggCATCACGCTGTTGCTGCAGTTTGGACGGCAGGGACATTCAGGCTGTAACCTGCCCATTCCATCTCATCCAAAGgatgcttcttcttgtttttagctgataggagtggaacctggTGTGGTCATCTGCTGTAATAGCCCATATGTGACAAGGATCGATGAGTTGTGcattccgagatgccgttctgcacaccactgttgtactgatCTGCTATTTGTCtttttgtggcccgcctgttagcttagatgattcttgccattctccttcgacctatCTCATCAAATAGCTGTTTTCACCCACTGGACTGTCACTGACTGGATgttatttttgattttttttgtcaAGCCATCGTCAACCACAGGCCACgtttaaccacgccagcccaggacctccacatccagtttcttcacctgcaggatcgtctgacaCCAGCCAGCTGATGAAATTGTGGGTTTGTACAACCGTCTCAGGGAACCTCATCTGCTtgctcaccagggtcttgacctgactgcagtttgacgTCGTAACAACTTCAGTGGGCatatgctcacctttgatggccactagGACACTAGAGAAGTGTGCCCTTCAAGGATGAATCCTGTTTgcgcaggcataagctacagacatcgaagacaattgcattttatcaatggcaatttaaatgcacatagagataccgtgacgagatcctgaggtcaATTGTTGTGTCATTCATCTTCCGCCACAACCTCATGTTTCAGAATGATGATACACAgcaatgtcgcaaggatctgtacacaattgctggatgctgaaaatgtcccagttctttctTGGTCTGCATTCTCCCCAGacctgtcacccattgagcacgtttgggatgctctggatcgacatgtacaacAGCGTGTCCCAGTTCCCCCAAATATCCAGCAATTTCgcatagccattgaagaggagtgggacaacattccacaggccacaatcaacagcctgatcaagtctatgtgaaggagatgtgtcgcactgcatgaggcaaatggtggtcacaccagataatgactggttttctgatccaagccCCCACTTTTTTTTGTGACCAACAGTTGCATatctcagtaaaatatttgaagtttatatttttgttcagtgtagactaCTAATAAAGACACTAACAAACTATCATGAGGCTAATTGTTCATGTAAGTCAACAATTGTAAAAGGAATACCACAAGAATACCACTAGGTAGCATTGTCCAATATTGGTGTTGTGTAGATGCTGTGACTACAGCATAGTGAAGTCTTTTCCAGTGTCGTCCAAAGTAACATATGAGTTCTATGTACTTAAAAAGCACACTTTTACCAAAATAACTGTTTTAACATATGTGGTTAGATAAGGCGGGGTCACTGGAAATAAAGTATAATGTAAATAAACAACGCAATCTTATTTTAGGTAATTTTATTACCCTTGAACGCACATCCATAATAGTGGCCTATCAGGTAAAGGCTATAtgttgtaactttaatgtgttaGAGTTAATGTTTAAGTTCATTCTTTGAGCTGAGATATTTGAGATAATTCTTTAGATTTATTTgcatatgtaattgtattgggttgtgttgaatTCTGCTTTTTGACTGCAAGTCCCAGAATGCCTTGCGAGAGGAATGAGTGATAACGCGCCAATTATGTGCAGGTGCGAGTGATTGTAGCTGACTTTCCGACAGCATCTTACCTGCATTGCTCTGTACCAAAACCATTGTTGTTAAATGTAACGTAAACAAGTATTCTTACTAAAAGAAGCTTTCTTATCAAAAccgacgtcccgagtcattactAAGAAGTTAGCAAATCTAAAACTATATCTACACTGGATAAAAACTCAATCTTATGTTAATCTTATGACTATAACAAATAAACCTGGTTACTTAATCCCtgggctgacaaggtaaaaatctgtcaaggcagttaacccactgttcctaggtcgtcattgaaaataagaatttgttcttaactgactgcctAGTTAAATTGATCTGATGATACATCTCTTCATTTTCTGATCAACTTATTTACTTATCTTTCAAACATTGTCTTAATGGATTACAACACTTCCAGACCATAAGGACAGGTGGAGTTTTCCACAATAGCTCTCTTGAACCGGAGATGATTCCTCAGGCACATAGACCAGTCAGTAACTCTCCTTTCCTGGGTCTTGATCCTATTCGGTAGCACCACCTTGTAGGTTTTGTTATCTACTTTGGACATGAATCTCTTGGAGAACTACTCAGCTATGTTCATGTCAGGTGTTGTGTAGACTCCTCTTCCAAAAGTAGCTCCATCTCCATCATTCCTGATGATGCCCTGGGATCCGTCCATAGCAGGTCTGTAGAAGGACACTGGCCAAGCCTCATCTCCGGTCCCCAACCATCCATCTCTATCCCTGTATTTGTTAAAAACCTTCAGGGCAATGTGgttccagccacagtgtctgacgTACTGCTCCTTTCCCACGAGTAAACATTGTTTCCCCATCCTTAACATTTGTAAAGTCGTAGTCATACCGAGAATCAAGGAACTCATTCACATTCACAGACACAGTGGTTTGTGGAGTGGAAAAGCATCTGGTAAAGCGAAGGCATGTGGTAAAGAAAATGTCTACAAACTTGGGTATTCCAGCTCTAGAAGGCCCTCTTGTGAGTTGAACTCCTTTAGTGCGACCACATTGACAAAGTCCTGTGGGGTTAGCGAAATTGTTCCCGTGGTGGCTGATTCCACCTTGCAACCCGAGACAGTAGACAGAGCCTCCAAGATGAGATTTACGTTTGGCATAGTGAGAGCAAGAAGGCAGAAAATGTATAAATCTATGAAAAATGACTTCACAGAGAGCAGAAACCTCCTTCCCGTGAGTGATCAGCACAACGGTGTCTGCTCTTGTACTTTCTGTACATAGACCTTGCCTTGGAGTGTCATTTTAACTTTACATTCACTTCCTGCTGCAGTGACAAGAAAGGCAAGTAAGACAGTGTATT includes:
- the LOC115128407 gene encoding uncharacterized protein LOC115128407, whose amino-acid sequence is MGKFVYLLIFFYVSGLHFLSASAVVHFVQAGQNASLSCNLTNSREIIWFQMRSEELVTLVTVTRRSRFLNTAEVIKEVSDHFDTKESNSLEIIVVTEADLGLYYCAGRYNGTVRFGKGIRLTFADAEVVSCWTLLACVAPVSVLFGTLCLFGLCFQSGKTTCLCNTCVNRNSSLKEVGLQYGSLKHTGKARPTAQGVQGLAQGVQGLDQEDVTCATLVKYELCG